The sequence TTTACATGTTGAAGGCGTAACCGACCTCTTTTCAAGATCATACATCCAATTTTTTATGGAGGATTATATTTTTGAGTGACAATTATTATTCTGATTATATacaaattattgaattattttgtgTCATAAGAGAAAACTCTAGTATTATAGTACTAAAGGGGTTTAAAAAGTTGAGGCCACAAATTTGTCTCAACTTTGTACATTCTAGTATTTAATTTgactttttaatataaatttttgacttcACTATTGAATTCACTGTGAATATTTTCACCCCAATAAGTTTTTCAAGAACTACGTTGAAGGTTTACGACGACAGATACAAATTATAtagtttcttcttctcttttattcTATAAAGATTTTAATTTTACAATTGCTCCAAATTTATCCGAAGTTACCATAAATTCTTTTACTGCTTATTTAATAACCACATTATACTATCAATACTTTCCCAAATTAATATTCAATTTCTTTCTTACACCTACATCTTGAATGTAAGAAATCTTTGATTTATAAATCAATCAACCTccttataaattataaattaacaaACTCCCCAATTTACTAAGCCATAATAATTAAACTACTCTTCTCTTCCATCATCACCATGAAAGTTAACACTAACACAACTGTTAAGAAAACTCAAGGGCGAAGGAAAATTGCAATCAAGCCAATTTACAATCAAAACAGCAGACATGTTACATTCTCAAAACATCGTTTAGGTCTTTTCAAAAGAGCTAGTGAACTTTGCATATTAGCTGGTGGAGAAATTGTTATTCTGATTCAATCGTTAAAATCACAAAGTCTTTTCACTTTCGGTCATCCTAATGCTGATGTTGTCATTGATTGTTACCTCACTGGAAAATACTCTTCATCATTGTCAACATCAAGCACTGATAAATTCAACTTGCAACAAAATAACCAGTATTATTCTCAGATGTGTAAGGATTTGGAAgtggagaagaagaaagagaattaTGAAGATGTGAAGATGGTGAATATTgataataatctatatctataattaataaattaaaagtgatttaaactttttttccttcattaaaagattcttttgaagaaattatttttcactatttatttattatttaattattattattattatattagctagacttctaaaatatatggaacgagaatcaattaatattttcatttctaCTGATCaactataaaataattataaaataggactctattaagaaaatacttctataaatattgagatgcacgttaaattaGAGAAGAAATCGGTTTACttattgtgaaaatatgattgatactcatctaacttgatttggttgcatgtcta is a genomic window of Capsicum annuum cultivar UCD-10X-F1 unplaced genomic scaffold, UCD10Xv1.1 ctg25700, whole genome shotgun sequence containing:
- the LOC124890813 gene encoding agamous-like MADS-box protein AGL62, with product MKVNTNTTVKKTQGRRKIAIKPIYNQNSRHVTFSKHRLGLFKRASELCILAGGEIVILIQSLKSQSLFTFGHPNADVVIDCYLTGKYSSSLSTSSTDKFNLQQNNQYYSQMCKDLEVEKKKENYEDVKM